The window ATTTTCGAATCctaatcattaaaaagttttattctattttgaggagaatctcctgaaTCCgcgttgccaggttgggcaagtttTAGCCCAATTGGGCTTTAAAACAGATATTTGTGCTGCTTTTcctgtttttactaaatatttaggagaaattattcacAAATAATTCAATAATTGACGGGTTGAACATAGATAATGTTTGATtcaggttggtttttttttcatctttcggTGCGTTTTATGTTGTGTTTGGGCTGGAAATGggcagatctggcaaccttgtcttaaattttctttaaaaatggtattaaaacGTCTTAAAACTCAATCAGAGGGTCTTAATTTTTGAATCTTAATCATTAAAAGTTTATTTTCATCGCTTTGAGGAGAATCTTCCGgaatctgtgttgccagatctggcaaagtttcagcccaattgggcctttattttttatttatttattttttaatctatttttttcccccctaggCGAGCGAGACTACGGCCCCCCCATCGACCTCTGGGGGGCCGGCTGCATCATGGCGGAGATGTGGACCCGATCTCCCATCATGCAGGGCAACACGGAGCAGCACCAGCTGACCCTGATCAGCCAGCTGTGCGGCTCCATCACGGCCGAGGTGAGAGCAGGAGGGgccgggggggcaggggtggcccCCAGAGGGGGGCCGGGGGGTCCGGGGGGGCCGGGAGGGGTGGCCACCAGGGGGGGACGTTTTTTTCAcaaaactttgactttttttctcgacatttcgcctttttttccgacattttgactttttttccgtGCATACGTTCCTTCGTgcgttttcaacatttcaacgtttttcaaattttttttactttttctcgacatttcacattttttttcctttctttctttattcgtgcgtgcgtgcgttctttcgtgcgttttcaacattttgactttttctcaacatttcgctttttttttctccaaatttttacttctctacatttcgacgtttttcttcgacattttgactttttttcgtgcgtgcgttctttcgtgtatttttcaacatttcaacttttttcctcaacatttccactttttctttaCATATCAACGTTTTTaacaaaatgttgactttttttctagacatttcacttttttcgtttttttcctttttcgtgcatgcgtgcgttttttcgtgcgtgcattctttcgtgcgttttcaacaattctgactttttttctcgacatttcgcctttttttttctctaaatttttactttttttctcgacatttcgacttttttcttcaacatttttacttttttccgttttttcgtgcgtgcgttctttcgtgcgttttcaacatttcaacttttttctcaacatttccacttttttctctacatttcaacgtttttcacaaaattttgacttttttctcaacattccgcctttttttctctaaatttttactttttttttcttgacatttccacttttttctctacatttcaaggtttttcacaaaattttgacttttttctcgacatttcgccttttttttcttcaaattttacttttttcttcgacattttgactttttttcagttttttcgtGCGTCCGTTCTTacgttttcaacatttcgacttttttctctacatttcaacggttttcacaaaattttgactttttttctcgacatttcgacttttttctcgacatttcgcctttttttctctaaattttgactttttttcttgacatttcgacttttttctcgacatttcaacgtttttcacaaaattttgactttttttcttgacatttcgacttttttctcgacatttcaacgtttttcacaaaattttgacttttctctacatttcgacttttttttctcgacatttcaacactTTGGGGACCCctaaactgtttcctaggggggccagatggtCCCAGGGCCTCCGAAACTGGTTCCTAGGTACTGTTTCCCCCCCTGGTGAccccccctgacctctgacctcccccCCCAGGTCTGGCCCGGCGTGGATAAGAAGTACGAGCTGTACCAGAAGATGGAGCTTCCGAAGGGCCAGAAGAGGAAGGTGAAGGACCGTCTGAAGGCGTACGTGAAGGATCCGTACGCCCTGGACCTGATCGACAAGCTGCTGGTCCTGGACCCGGCCCAGCGCACCGACAGCGACGACGCCCTCAACCACGACTTCTTCTGGTCCGACCCCATGCCGTCGGACCTGAAGAACATGCTCTCCACCCACAACACGTCCATGTTCGAGTACCTGGCGCCGCCGCGCCGCCGCGGCCACCTGCCGCAGCAGCAGCCCAACCAGAACCGGAACCCGGCCGCCACCAGCCAGACCGAGTTCGACCGGGTCTTTTAGTGGACAATTcaccacttttattttgaaaaaaaggtcTTTTAGTGGACGCTTcacgacttttattttgaaaaaaggttgttttttttttccaggtctTTTAGTGGACACTTcacgacttttattttgaaaaaaacgtcttttttttttctccgggTCTTTTAGTGGACACTTCAcgactcttattttgaaaaaaaacgtcTTTTTTCCGGGTCTTTTAGTGGACACTTCAAAATTCAATATAATATGTAACCAAGGCATTTGAAAGTAAGTGTCATGAAATGTAATGGGTAAACAcggcatttcaaaataaaagtccacACATCATAAACATAGTTTGTTTTGtacaaaatacacatttttaaTCATGGAACAGAccgaaattagaatattgtgattttctgtaatgcaaacacaaaaacaaaaaaaatgtcatacattctggattcattacaaatcaactgaaatattgcaagccttttattattttaatattgctgatcatggtttacagtttaagattaagattcccagaatattcaaatatatgtttatatccctatgaatttacgcatttatacagtcagcgatcttttgccagctgtcttgtcctgcattttgcagctgcaactgtgttgctttttgcctgtattatatgcctatactcatcatatttccgtaaaattattgtttgctcttcgctactgaaataagcggctctgacagcggacttctccatgcttgcgattggtcatgcgctgaaaacaccgccccttttatgtgcacgcgctcatatccagattggagaaacctgggttgatataccgagttgataaccgccgtcgtgtgaccgcttagcgtgattgcaattgtcccgcttagtgaatctggataaggaaaagatatcctggatatgttgaacttgcttcgtagtacaggccccggGACTCCGGGACATTTCCTTTGCTGCTTGGTTTAACAACCCCACACGGGGCCATCAGCCTTCCAAAGATGTACTTGAACTGGCTGGAGTTAGGGTTGTTATTCCACAAACATGTATGAGTatgttaaacagaaaaaaagaaattataaaTAGCCACCCCAAATTATCTTTCCACATAAATTAAGTTCTAGGACATTATCATagaatttgagttttcttaagttgtaaaccatgatcagcaatattaaaataataaaaggcttgcaatatttcagttgatttgtaatgaatccagaatgtatgacatttctgtttttgtaattacattacagaaaatcacaatattcttattttctgagacagtcctgtaaatgttgtTCATTGGTAATGGAGttctggtgcagctcaggtgatattgcggagtaatccaaaagtaatgtaactagtaatgtaactagttactttcagcaaccagtaactaagtagtgtaagggattgctttaaaaaaaataactagtaatatgtaatggattactttttttgagtaactaccccaacactgcaCAGTGGTGACAAATTAAGAAAACAGATAGAAAAGGACACAGATTTGTGACACTTccacagtgtttcccctaggttttttgtcttatttttgtttatatgtCACTTGTTCATAAAACCTTCaagatgttcttttttcttattatatttcctctactagaagttttgtataaagtgtgtttttcttgtttaaaaaattgtgttaaataaaaagaaaaaaagaatatgatTAAAACATCTAtgatgggagtttttacctgccattgtttatataataattgctcgggggtttatgtttatgttcatgttctggatctctggaaagcgtctagagacaacatctgttgtattagacgctatataaataaaattgaattgaattgaattgaattgaattgaattgaattgaattgatgttCAGAGCCAGTAACTCACTGTAACAGTTACTGCTCTGCGTTACTGTAACGTCCAGTTTGGGCCAGTTATGATTATTGATTATGATTGTTTTAGATAAAAAACGGATtatttaccaatcaacattcagaaaacatttgaaaaaagagaaagcaagtataacttaaaaggaacagagatttaaaaaaaatcaagattcaggactaaattgatggaacgttgtgtttctgtgaaagaatcagtttatggaacaatctgaataaagaaaacaaagaatccaaatcaaacattacattcaaaagaacaattaaagcctgaatgttaaggaaatataacgaaaaatgttgagtttgattgacatacccgtaggttttatttttatacattttcattttttttacaacattttattttaattgaatttaattttagtttttttattcacttagttgttgtttttattattattattattattattattattattattattattattattattattattattattattattattattattattattattaatttatgttatttgtgaaaggggcagatcaggtaagattcttcttctttctgctcccttttcattcacaagttaggaacatttgtatttgtatttgtattgaattgttctgttttttgaatgaaataaagaataaaatgaaaaatgaaatgaaaaaataatctgcagcGACCGGAAGAGGaagtggaggaagaggaagcacATGTTAAAAACTAATAATGATGCTTTTCATTCAGAAACTCTCCCAATGAACTTTTTTACGGTATTTTACAATCGGTTTGACGCttgttatttaaaagaaaaaagcagttatgtaaatatccgcagtttttttgtgtgtgtttttagtcTGTCGTTTACAATCTGGTCGTTACTGGGATTTATGTGTTTGTAACAAATGACCCGGGCCGGAAGTGCGTTATTACTGCCAGTTTTATCCCGGAGGAAACGCTAACGGTCCCCGGCAGACATGGAGCTTCTCC of the Cololabis saira isolate AMF1-May2022 chromosome 11, fColSai1.1, whole genome shotgun sequence genome contains:
- the LOC133454521 gene encoding cyclin-dependent kinase 9-like, which codes for MAEMWTRSPIMQGNTEQHQLTLISQLCGSITAEVWPGVDKKYELYQKMELPKGQKRKVKDRLKAYVKDPYALDLIDKLLVLDPAQRTDSDDALNHDFFWSDPMPSDLKNMLSTHNTSMFEYLAPPRRRGHLPQQQPNQNRNPAATSQTEFDRVF